A portion of the Betta splendens chromosome 2, fBetSpl5.4, whole genome shotgun sequence genome contains these proteins:
- the arl2 gene encoding ADP-ribosylation factor-like protein 2, protein MGLLTILKKMKQKERELRLLMLGLDNAGKTTILKKFNGEDVSTISPTLGFNIKTLEHKGFKLNIWDVGGQKSLRSYWRNYFESTDGLVWVVDSADRLRLEDCRKELSALLLEERLAGATLLVFANKQDLPGALTKEAIKEALALDDNKSHHWCIIGCSAVTGENLLTGVDWLLEDIAARIFTAD, encoded by the exons ATGGGGCTGCTGACGATTCTGAAAAAGATGAAGCAGAAGGAGCGGGAGCTGAGACTGTTGATGCT AGGTCTGGACAACGCCGGTAAGACGACCATCCTGAAGAAGTTCAACGGAGAAGATGTTAGCACCATCTCTCCAACACTGGGCTTCAACATCAAGACCCTGGAGCATAAAGg GTTTAAGTTAAACATTTGGGATGTAGGGGGTCAGAAGTCACTGCGTTCCTACTGGAGGAACTACTTTGAGAGCACAGATGGGCTGGTGTGGGTGGTGGACAGCGCAGACAGACTCAGACTTGAAGACTGCAGAAAGGAGCTCAGTgcactgctgctggaggag AGGTTAGCGGGTGCAACATTGCTGGTTTTTGCCAACAAACAGGATTTACCAGGAGCTCTGACAAAAGAGGCGATAAAGGAG gCACTGGCTCTAGATGATAACAAAAGTCACCACTGGTGCATCATTGGCTGCAGTGCTGTAACAGGAGAGAACCTGTTAACAGGTGTGGACTGGCTACTAGAGGATATTGCTGCAAGGATCTTCACTGCTGACTAA